The following coding sequences lie in one Cloeon dipterum chromosome 1, ieCloDipt1.1, whole genome shotgun sequence genomic window:
- the Ufd4 gene encoding E3 ubiquitin-protein ligase HECTD1 isoform X4, with protein sequence MAEVDPETLLEWLNTGQGEERDMQLIALEQLCMLLLMSDNVDRCFESCPPRTFLPALCRIFLDECAPDNVLEVTARAVTYYLDVSAECTRRIVAMDGAVKAICNRLVVAEVASRTAKDLAEQCIKVLELICTREAGAVFEAGGLNCVLGFIRDHGWRVHKDTLHSAMAVVSRLCTKMEPHEASLPACVAALSDLLKHEDTHVADGALRCFASLADRFTRRGVDPQPLAQHGLVNELLQRLSSAAGAAPACPSTPGVAGASSATPETSKSSASVSTIISLLSTLCRGSPGITHDLLRSELPDAIEKALKGDERCTLDTMRLVDLLLVLLFEGRKALAQKGSSVISGSQLPRLRRMEGVGEKTHRQLIDCIRSKDTDALVEAIDSGGQRSSSLHYAACFGRPAIAKVLLRHGANPDLRDEDGKTPLDKARERNDEGHREVAAILQSPGEWVLEKEKKPECEAEESSEPRGDPDMAPVYLRRLLPVFCATFQSTMLPSVRKASLSLIKKMAHYIQPALLAELCTGENNCGSTVVEVIATVLDNEEDEDGHLVVLNVIQDLMTKAPEAFLDHFAKLGVFTKVMQLAGPQEQQQEASGGADESEETAAEEAKEILMGKAYHWRDWSLCRGRDCLYMWSDAAALELSNGSNGWFRFILDGKLATMYSSGSPEGGTDTTGKGRNTETLTTEESRGEFSEKLQRARSQVKPNTPSQPILSKVGSARLVVGNWALSCRKDGELHIHNSDGQQQQATILREDLPGFIFESNRGTKHSFIAETSLGPEFSAGWTGKRGKRLRSKLEAMKQKVKITAQEIYDKYFRAAQAQPRGVVAKLGSIVGQIERACQKQCMPAREHGTGWRELLTGALKELATLLREEGVVSAYELHSSGLVQALLGLLATSRWDDESNGRRAKLHKQRVHLFNKCFGEATAASGPSSALVLVRKLVAVLESIEKFPVYLYDTPGAGYGLQVLTRRLRFRLEKGVGESSLIDRTGRSLKMEPLSTVSQLERHLLKMVAKQWYDFERSTFAFVHKLKEGSKIAFKHQHDFDENGLLYWIGTNAKTSPEWVNPGQYGLVVVTSSEGRNLPYGRLEDILSRDSSALNCHTNDDKRAWFAIDLGVWLIPTSYTLRHARGYGRSALRNWQLQVSKDGIIWATLYSHVDDCSLNEPGSTASWPLVPPGEEGQGWRHIRIQQTGKNASGQTHYLSLSGFEIYGTVTGVCEDLGKAAKEAEANLRRQRRLLRTQVLKHLSVGARVVRGLDWKWRDQDGSPPGEGTVTGELHNGWIDVTWDHGGSNSYRMGAEGKYDLRLASDPEALASKKKSDNNKSSVLTSRKSSSTPSLPEATTDSKGSVASTDQAASADNLAAKQAAEAIAESVLSVARAEAIVAVTGENQAAATAPPSGNELSVVVHALRDAELVMGGDLATIVESLALGETQHGKGSRGVKIASDEGAASSAANNQNNSGKKDKSVSVPNLSDFITRRRPAAAAPPSPSPAPCRGGGVSSLVRLALSSNFPGGLLSTAQSYPSLSSSGATTATGSVSTSSGTGACLNQALTMSLTSTSSESEQVSLEDFLESCRAPTLLAELEDDDELPEPDEDENDDDENEDDDDYEEVMVSRTLLALMNQRVFQEEEGYEAAVRGSALGGKRRSWDDEFVLKRQFSALIPAFDPRPGRTNVNQTTDLEVPPPGSEDSGSSRETTLLPQPKLKLVLKGPNLPGVPDQEISLEDPEWTIFRAVQHLVESADLGTRQEKMRRIWEPVYTIIYKEDCQGLLDYPRQKSTPISSPPAACSVEDVLQLLRHLYVISLSKDENASFLPDDSSERDLGVPPEEFTSKKITNKLMQQIQDPLVLSSGALPVWCEELNHSCPFLFPFETRQLYFNCTAFGASRSIVWLQTQRDVTLERQRAPGLSPRRDDPHEFRVGRLKHERVRVPRGELPWAEQVMRLHAERKSILEVEFTGEEGTGLGPTLEFYALVAAELQRRDLGLWLCDEDGPEEPKSPSDPGYYVRRSCGLFPAPLPQDSPACDRAVRYFHFLGVFLAKVLQDNRLVDLPLSQPFLKLMCHGDIRTTVNERIGILPSNTIEEEVMMSSYISEESEKELELDPPKLFSEDSFPWFSGILGHEDLKAVDQVRGFFLQQLQDLAARKNRILQDNTLSAEARNHQVANLALSMGQGGAVARLEDLALTMQYLPSSRCFNFAAADLRHNGGDEDIRLENVEEYVDLTLKFCLETGIRRQMEAFREGFNRVFSLEKLRAFSPEEVRLMMCGNQNPQWTKEDLINYTEPKLGYTRDSPGFLRFVDVLVAMNAEERKAFLQFTTGCSSLPPGGLANLHPRLTVVRKVDAGEGSYPSVNTCVHYLKLPEYPTEDILRERLLAATREKGFHLN encoded by the exons ATGGCTGAGGTGGATCCGGAAACCCTGCTGGAATGGCTTAACACTGGCCAAGGAGAAGAACGGGACATGCAGCTGATCGCCCTCGAGCAACTGTgcatgctgctgctgatgtcTGACAATGTCGACCGCTGTTTCGAGTCTTGTCCTCCAAGAACCTTCCTCCCAGCTCTGTGCCGCATTTTCCTGGACGAGTGCGCTCCTGATAACGTGCTCGAAGTCACCGCCAGAGCTGTCACCTACTACCTGGACGTGTCTGCCGAATGCACCAGGCGCATTGTGGCCATGGACGGAGCAGTCAAGGCCATCTGCAACCGCTTGGTGGTGGCCGAAGTGGCTTCCAGGACTGCCAAAGACCTTGCAGAACAGTGCATCAAG GTACTGGAATTGATCTGCACCCGTGAGGCCGGCGCCGTTTTTGAAGCGGGTGGCCTCAACTGTGTTTTGGGTTTCATCCGCGACCATGGATGGCGCGTGCACAAGGACACGCTGCATTCTGCTATGGCCGTGGTGTCCCGGCTGTGCACCAAGATGGAGCCGCACGAGGCCTCGCTGCCCGCCTGCGTGGCTGCCCTGTCTGACCTACTCAAACACGAAGACACGCACGTGGCCGACGGCGCCTTGCGTTGCTTCGCCTCGCTGGCGGACAGGTTCACTCGCAGAGGGGTGGACCCGCAGCCCCTGGCCCAGCACGGTCTCGTCAACGAGCTGCTGCAGCGCTTGTCCTCGGCCGCGGGCGCAGCCCCCGCGTGTCCCAGCACCCCCGGCGTGGCCGGAGCCTCCTCTGCCACCCCCGAGACATCTAAGTCATCAGCGTCTGTGTCGACTATCATTAGTCTGCTGTCCACCCTGTGCAGGGGCAGCCCTGGAATCACACATGATCTGCTAAGGTCTGAACTGCCCGACGCCATCGAGAAGGCTCTGAAGGGAGATGAAAG GTGCACGCTGGACACAATGCGCCTAGTAGACCTGCTTCTGGTCCTGCTTTTTGAAGGCCGAAAAGCTCTAGCTCAAAAAGGCTCCAGTGTAATTTCTGGAAGCCAGCTGCCGCGTCTTCGTCGTATGGAAGGTGTAGGTGAGAAAACACACCGTCAGCTGATTGATTGCATCCGTAGCAAAGATACTGATGCGTTGGTCGAGGCCATTGACTCAGGAG GCCAAAGATCGTCATCACTTCATTATGCAGCTTGTTTCGGCCGGCCCGCAATTGCCAAAGTGCTTCTCAGGCACGGTGCTAATCCCGATTTGAGAGACGAGGATGGGAAAACGCCGCTAGACAAGGCAAGAGAGCGCAACGACGAGGGCCACAGGGAAGTCGCAGCTATTTTGCAGTCTCCGGGCGAATGGGTTctggaaaaagaaaagaagccTGAATGCGAGGCTGAAGAGTCTTCAGAACCCAGAGGCGATCCTGACATGGCCCCTGTTTACCTTAGACGGCTGCTGCCTGTCTTTTGCGCCACTTTTCAAAGTACCATGCTGCCTTCAGTGCGCAAGGCCAGCCTCAGTCTCATCAAAAAGATGGCCCATTACATCCAGCCGGCTCTGCTCGCTGAGCTCTGCACTGGCGAAAACAACTGCGGCTCCACGGTGGTCGAAGTAATCGCTACTGTTTTGGACAACGAG GAGGACGAGGATGGCCATCTTGTCGTGTTGAACGTAATTCAAGACCTGATGACCAAAGCTCCTGAGGCCTTCCTCGACCACTTTGCCAAACTGGGAGTGTTCACTAAAGTTATGCAGCTTGCGGGCCCCCAGGAACAGCAACAGGAAGCTTCAGGCGGAGCAGACGAATCTGAAGAAACCGCCGCCGAGGAAGCCAAAGAGATCCTCATGGGTAAAGCGTACCACTGGCGGGATTGGAGTTTGTGCCGCGGCCGTGACTGTCTTTACATGTGGAGCGACGCCGCTGCCCTGGAATTGAGCAATGGCAGCAACGGGTGGTTCCGCTTCATTCTGGACGGAAAACTGGCCACAATGTACTCCAGTGGGAGTCCAGAAGGCGGCACAGACACCACTG GGAAAGGAAGAAACACTGAGACATTAACTACAGAAG AAAGCAGAGGCGAGTTCTCTGAAAAACTCCAAAGAGCCAGATCACAGGTGAAGCCAAATACTCCAAGCCAGCCGATCTTGAGCAAAGTTGGCTCAGCTAGACTGGTCGTCGGAAACTGGGCACTCTCGTGCAGGAAAGATGGAGAGCTACACATCCACAATTCAGATGGACAACag CAGCAAGCAACTATTTTGAGGGAGGACCTGCcgggttttatttttgaatcaaaCAGAGGCACAAAGCACTCATTCATAGCCGAAACATCTCTCGGGCCGGAATTCTCTGCTGGATGGACTGGTAAACGAGGAAAGAGACTGAGATCTAAACTTGAAGCCATGAAACAAAAG GTTAAGATTACGGCTCAAGAAATCTACGACAAGTACTTCAGAGCCGCCCAGGCGCAACCAAGGGGTGTTGTGGCCAAACTAGGAAGTATTGTCGGCCAGATTGAACGTGCCTGCCAAAAACAATGCATGCCTGCCCGCGAGCACGGAACTGGATGGAGAGAGTTGCTGACTGGAGCGCTCAAAGAACTGGCCACCCTTCTGCGGGAGGAAGGCGTGGTCTCTGCCTACGAATTGCACAGCTCAGGACTGGTGCAAGCACTTCTTGGACTGCTCGCCACCAGCCGTTGGGacgacgagtcaaacggtcgCCGTGCCAAACTCCACAAGCAGCGTGTTCACCTCTTCAATAAGTGTTTTGGAGAGGCAACTGCTGCCAGCGGGCCGAGCTCTGCGTTGGTCCTCGTCAGGAAACTAGTTGCTGTATTAGAGTCCATAGAAAAATTCCCTGTGTACTTGTACGACACACCTGGAGCTGGATACGGCCTGCAGGTGTTGACCAGGAGACTGCGTTTCCGTCTTGAAAAGGGTGTTGGGGAAAGCTCTCTTATCGACAGAACCGGAAGAAGTCTGAAAATGGAGCCGCTGAGCACTGTATCTCAATTGGAAAGACACCTTTTGAAGATGGTGGCGAAACAGTGGTATGACTTTGAAAGGTCCACCTTTGCTTTCGTGCACAAGCTAAAGGAAGGATctaaaattgctttcaaaCACCAACATGACTTTGATGAGAACGGTCTTCTCTACTGGATTGGCACAAATGCCAA AACGTCCCCAGAGTGGGTGAATCCTGGACAGTACGGTCTTGTGGTTGTCACTTCCTCCGAAGGCCGCAACCTTCCGTATGGGCGTCTAGAGGATATCCTTAGTCGAGATTCGTCTGCACTGAATTGCCACACCAATGATGACAAGCGGGCTTGGTTTGCCATCGATCTTGGAGTGTGGCTTATTCCAACTTCCTACACACTTCGCCATGCTCGAGGCTACGGCCGATCAGCATTGCGTAACTGGCAGCTACAG GTCTCAAAAGATGGCATTATTTGGGCCACACTCTACAGCCACGTGGATGACTGCTCGCTGAATGAGCCTGGAAGCACCGCTTCGTGGCCTCTTGTGCCTCCTGGAGAGGAAGGACAGGGCTGGCGACACATCAGAATCCAACAGACTGGCAAGAACGCGTCTGGCCAGACTCATTATCTCAGCCTCTCAGGATTTGAAATCTATGGCACAGTGACCGGTGTTTGCGAAGATCTTG GCAAAGCTGCCAAAGAAGCTGAAGCAAACTTGAGACGGCAACGGCGCCTACTTCGCACGCAAGTGCTGAAACACCTCTCTGTTGGTGCAAGAGTTGTCCGCGGCCTCGACTGGAAGTGGCGTGACCAGGACGGTAGCCCTCCTGGTGAAGGAACGGTCACTGGAGAACTCCACAATGGCTGGATCGACGTCACTTGGGACCACGGCGGCTCTAACTCGTACAGAATGGGCGCTGAGGGAAAGTATGATCTGAGGCTGGCTTCAGATCCTGAAGCGCTGgcatcaaagaaaaaatctgacaACAACAAGAGCAGTGTGCTCACCAGCAGGAAATCCAGTTCCACGCCTAGCTTGCCTGAAGCAACAACAGACTCAAAAGGTTCAGTGGCAAGCACTGATCAAGCTGCGTCTGCAGATAATTTGGCTGCAAAG caggCAGCTGAAGCAATCGCCGAGAGCGTCTTGTCGGTTGCACGCGCTGAGGCGATCGTGGCCGTGACTGGGGAAAACCAGGCAGCTGCCACCGCTCCTCCTTCAGGAAACGAGTTGTCTGTTGTTGTGCACGCACTTCGCGACGCTGAGCTTGTCATGGGCGGCGACCTTGCCACCATCGTTGAGAGTCTGGCCCTGGGCGAGACCCAGCATGGCAAGGGCTCTCGCGGTGTCAAGATCGCGAGCGATGAAGGGGCAGCCTCTTCTGCGGCCAACAATCAGAACAACAGCGGTAAGAAGGATAAGAGTGTGAGTGTGCCCAACCTGTCGGACTTCATCACGCGACGCcgcccagcagcagcggcgccgCCCTCGCCCTCCCCTGCACCGTGCAGAGGAGGCGGCGTTTCGAGCCTTGTCCGACTCGCCCTCTCATCCAACTTCCCAG GCGGCCTCTTAAGCACTGCCCAGAGCTATCCCAGCCTCAGCTCTAGTGGAGCCACCACTGCGACCGGATCCGTATCCACCTCGTCCGGAACTGGAGCTTGTCTCAATCAAGCTTTGACCATGAGCTTGACCTCTACTTCGAGTGAAAGTGAACAAGTGAGTCTTGAG GATTTCTTGGAAAGCTGCCGCGCTCCAACACTCCTAGCAGAGTTGGAAGACGACGATGAGCTGCCAGAGCCTGATGAAGACGAAAACGATGATGATGAGAATGAGGACGATGATGACTACGAGGAGGTCATGGTTAGCAGAACTTTGCTTGCCCTCATG AATCAACGTGTGTTTCAGGAGGAGGAAGGGTATGAGGCGGCTGTGCGTGGTTCTGCTCTTGGAGGAAAACGCCGCAGCTGGGATGACGAGTTTGTTCTGAAAAGGCAGTTCTCGGCCCTCATACCCGCCTTTGATCCGCGACCAGGTCGAACCAACGTCAATCAGACCACCGACTTGGAAGTGCCCCCTCCCGGCTCCGAAGACTCTGGCAGCTCCAGGGAGACCACGCTGCTTCCCCAACCAAAGTTGAAATTAGTCCTGAAGGGACCCAATCTGCCGGGAGTTCCTGACCAAGAGATTTCGCTGGAAGATCCCGAGTGGACCATTTTCCGCGCAGTGCAGCATCTCGTTGAGTCTGCTGATCTGGGAACTCGTCAGGAGAAAATGCGCCGAATTTGGGAACCAGTTTACAC aatcaTTTATAAAGAAGATTGTCAGGGATTGCTTGATTATCCGAGACAAAAGTCCACCCCGATCAGCAGTCCACCAGCAGCTTGCTCTGTGGAAGATGTGTTGCAGCTGCTGCGCCACCTGTATGTGATAAGTCTGAGCAAGGACGAAAACGCTTCCTTCCTGCCTGACGACTCAAGTGAGAGAGACCTGGGCGTGCCTCCTGAGGAGTTCACCAGCAAGAAGATCACCAACAAACTGATGCAGCAGATCCAAGACCCGCTGGTACTGTCTTCAGGCGCACTGCCGGTCTGGTGCGAGGAGCTCAACCACTCGTGCCCGTTCCTGTTCCCGTTTGAGACGCGCCAGCTGTACTTCAACTGCACCGCGTTCGGCGCCTCGCGCTCGATCGTGTGGCTGCAGACGCAGCGCGACGTGACCCTGGAACGGCAGCGTGCGCCCGGGCTAAGCCCACGCCGCGACGACCCGCACGAATTCCGTGTTGGCCGGCTGAAGCACGAGAGAGTGCGTGTTCCGCGAGGCGAGCTGCCCTGGGCTGAGCAG GTGATGCGGCTGCATGCGGAGCGCAAGTCAATCTTAGAAGTGGAATTCACGGGCGAGGAAGGCACCGGTCTGGGCCCCACCCTTGAATTCTACGCCCTGGTCGCGGCCGAGTTGCAGCGGCGTGACCTCGGCCTCTGGCTGTGCGACGAAGACGGACCCGAAGAGCCAAAGTCGCCTTCGGACCCTGGATACTACGTCAGGAGATCTTGTGGACTGTTCCCAGCGCCACTGCCACAAGACTCGCCCGCCTGTGATCGAGCAGTTCGATACTTCCACTTTTTGGGCGTGTTCCTCGCCAAAGTATTGCAAGACAACCGGCTGGTGGACCTGCCCCTGTCGCAGCCCTTCCTCAAGCTCATGTGTCACGGCGACATCAGGACCACGGTCAATGAGAGGATAGGCATCTTGCCCAGCAACACGATCGAAGAGGAGGTCATGATGTCCTCCTACATCAGCGAGGAGAGTGAGAAGGAACTGGAGCTTGACCCGCCGAAACTCTTCTCAGAGGATTCGTTCCCTTG GTTTTCTGGCATCCTGGGTCACGAAGATCTCAAGGCTGTGGACCAGGTCCGAGGATTCTTCCTGCAGCAACTGCAGGACTTAGCCGCGCGCAAGAACCGTATCCTGCAGGACAACACGCTTAGCGCTGAGGCCCGCAACCACCAGGTGGCGAACCTAGCCCTGTCGATGGGGCAGGGTGGCGCCGTGGCGCGGCTGGAGGACCTGGCGCTGACGATGCAGTACCTTCCTTCGTCCCGTTGCTTCAACTTTGCTGCCGCCGACTTGCGGCACAATGGCGGAGACGAGGACATTCGGCTGGAGAACGTGGAAGAGTATGTTGATCTCACGCTGAAATTCTGCCTGGAGACAGGCATCCGGCGCCAAATGGAGGCCTTCAGGGAAGGCTTCAACAGGGTTTTCAGTCTGGAAAAGCTGCGCGCTTTCAGTCCCGAGGAGGTGCGGCTCATGATGTGTGGCAACCAGAATCCGCAGTGGACCAAGGAGGACTTGATTAATTACACCGAGCCAAAGCTGGGATACACCAGAGAcag TCCTGGTTTCCTGCGTTTTGTGGACGTCTTGGTGGCAATGAACGCTGAAGAGCGGAAAGCCTTCCTCCAGTTTACGACTGGCTGCTCATCACTGCCGCCAGGTGGACTGGCTAATCTGCACCCGCGGCTGACAGTGGTGCGGAAGGTGGATGCCGGGGAGGGCAGCTATCCGTCGGTCAATACCTGCGTTCACTACCTGAAGCTACCTGAGTACCCGACAGAGGATATTTTGCGAGAACGGCTTCTGGCTGCCACCAGGGAGAAGGGATTCCACCTGAACTAG